One genomic window of Azospirillum sp. TSH58 includes the following:
- the nth gene encoding endonuclease III has product MRRRLKANEDQASFALSPIALPDEKLLEIHRRLCLIFGCPIAYFRALDPLSELVSSLLSHRTRNAASGAAFRALRARWGEGWAAVRDADPGEVEAVIAGVTWPEQKAPRIQAILRRITELRGELSLDFLAEMTVPEARAWLQALPGVGPKTSAAVMSFSSLRRPALPVDSHHHRVAVRTGLIPSSVAVGPSHTVLEARLPQDWTAQQIYDHHEVMMLHGQRVCFYRNPACERCALLDVCPEGQGRMAGRAPAEGA; this is encoded by the coding sequence GTGAGGCGCCGCCTCAAGGCCAACGAAGACCAGGCGTCCTTCGCGCTGTCGCCCATTGCTTTGCCGGACGAGAAGCTGCTGGAGATCCACCGTCGGCTCTGCCTGATCTTCGGCTGTCCGATCGCCTATTTCCGCGCGCTCGACCCGCTCAGCGAACTGGTGTCGTCGCTGCTGTCGCACCGCACGCGCAACGCGGCGTCCGGGGCGGCCTTCCGCGCCTTGCGGGCGCGCTGGGGGGAGGGTTGGGCCGCCGTCCGCGACGCCGATCCGGGGGAGGTCGAGGCGGTCATCGCCGGGGTCACCTGGCCGGAACAGAAGGCGCCGCGCATCCAGGCGATCCTCCGGCGGATCACCGAACTGCGCGGCGAACTCTCGCTTGATTTCCTGGCGGAGATGACGGTGCCGGAGGCGCGGGCCTGGCTGCAGGCGCTTCCCGGAGTCGGCCCGAAGACCAGCGCCGCGGTGATGAGCTTCAGCAGCCTGCGCCGTCCCGCCCTGCCGGTGGACAGCCACCATCACCGCGTCGCGGTGCGCACCGGGCTGATCCCCTCCAGCGTGGCGGTCGGTCCGTCGCACACCGTCCTGGAGGCGCGGCTTCCCCAGGATTGGACGGCGCAGCAGATCTACGATCATCACGAGGTGATGATGCTGCATGGGCAGCGGGTCTGCTTTTACCGCAACCCGGCCTGTGAGCGGTGTGCGCTGCTGGATGTGTGCCCGGAGGGGCAGGGGCGTATGGCGGGCAGGGCGCCGGCGGAAGGGGCGTAG
- a CDS encoding DEAD/DEAH box helicase, translated as MSLFGSLPRAAATASATVSFSQEDLARVFDAKTLQRGRTLILTGAVTLLEAEGRIAATVTDLGRTLSVTVVPVRGRSRVVFDKSCTCGRNACAHMAAAALMTLDARPEGRQMSLFDAPPAAPHPVLQAVPDPAPVPPPPAEPTPSPPPPPPPPEPVLSVRWTLEPGKDDAAMFVSAVIAVEGAGEGDDVSTPASPRDVLARAPRSLDGDVDRAIARMLGGGGVVRTPVAKSRGDVVDRILRRLLGCGRLRWRGGTTLAEGAGMTIRAFRDPATRKLRPTGLPPGAALIKGLGYWCVDPKAGTVCPVELQVVEVPKPKAAVPPPAAKAVPSKAAALKASIRPAPSRSAPERPDFPAASAFAAGMPGGVRIGSDPAATIIERDPRVVARLGRVVSPDGGLVDVLRLAFDYGEEDSPSEIEPDDQRQFARVEEPAGAVFVRRDKALEQGALERLAAFGFAQARIEPPKGQLNARGTRVHWLTGKDADERWSAFLTTEVPALRKDGWTVEIGADFGTRVVEANEEVAVAVRDSGDGWFDLDVGVEIDGERRALLPILATLIERGGMEATRVIDGRAHLVLDDGNVLALPAERVERLLSVLESMLDSGRRLDDTLKVPLTEADGLLDIDDLIARRTEDTGQIDRYLRTIQEEELPAEMDPPPGFQGTLRDYQRVGLAWMQGLRANRVAGILADDMGLGKTAQTLAHIAMEEKEGRLTDPCLVVVPTSLVPNWVAEAQRFTPHLRVVVLHGLDRHEKLGDLDRAHIVVTTYGVVGRDVEVLKRRDWHLLILDEAQAIKNPDSKATRAVCALNARNRLCLSGTPVENNLGELWSQFAFLMPGLLGDRKEFGRRYRTPIEKRADGTRAKQLMRRIRPFLLRRTKEAVAKELPPKTEVVVRIDLEPAQRDLYETIRLSVNETVRAALAVSGVSRNAITIIDALLKLRQVCCDPRLVKIPAAGKVKETAKLDALTDMVLEMVPEGRRILIFSQFTSMLDLIKLRLEEAKIGYVELTGRTLDRAEPVNRFQNREVPVFLISLKAGGRGLNLTAADTVIHYDPWWNPAAEDQATDRAYRIGQDKPVFVYKLIAADTVEERILDLQRRKGNLSDATIEGTGLISALEGGDIDYLLGKAAD; from the coding sequence ATGTCGCTGTTCGGCTCCCTTCCACGCGCCGCCGCCACCGCCAGCGCGACGGTCTCCTTTTCGCAGGAGGATCTGGCGCGCGTCTTCGATGCGAAGACGCTGCAGCGCGGGCGCACGCTCATCCTGACCGGGGCGGTGACGCTCCTGGAGGCGGAGGGGCGGATCGCCGCCACGGTGACCGACCTCGGGCGGACCCTGTCGGTGACGGTCGTCCCGGTGCGCGGGCGCAGCCGGGTGGTCTTCGACAAGAGCTGCACCTGCGGGCGCAACGCCTGCGCCCACATGGCCGCGGCGGCGCTGATGACCCTGGACGCCCGTCCCGAAGGGCGGCAGATGTCCCTGTTCGACGCGCCCCCGGCCGCGCCGCACCCCGTGCTCCAGGCGGTTCCCGACCCGGCCCCCGTGCCGCCGCCTCCTGCGGAGCCGACGCCTTCTCCTCCCCCACCGCCGCCGCCGCCCGAACCGGTGCTCAGCGTCCGCTGGACCCTGGAGCCGGGCAAGGACGACGCGGCGATGTTCGTCTCCGCCGTGATCGCGGTGGAAGGGGCGGGGGAGGGCGACGACGTATCCACCCCGGCCAGCCCGCGCGACGTGCTGGCCCGCGCGCCGCGCAGCCTGGACGGCGACGTGGACCGCGCCATCGCCCGGATGCTGGGCGGCGGCGGGGTGGTGCGCACGCCGGTCGCCAAGAGCCGCGGCGACGTGGTGGACCGCATCCTGCGCCGTCTGCTCGGCTGCGGGCGACTGCGCTGGCGCGGCGGAACAACGCTGGCGGAGGGGGCGGGGATGACCATCCGCGCCTTCCGCGACCCGGCGACGCGCAAGCTGCGCCCGACCGGCCTGCCGCCCGGCGCCGCGCTGATCAAGGGGCTGGGCTACTGGTGCGTCGATCCGAAGGCCGGCACCGTCTGCCCCGTCGAATTGCAGGTGGTGGAGGTGCCGAAGCCCAAGGCCGCCGTCCCGCCGCCCGCCGCGAAGGCGGTTCCCTCGAAGGCGGCGGCCCTGAAGGCCTCCATCCGGCCCGCGCCGTCCCGCTCCGCGCCGGAGCGCCCGGACTTTCCGGCGGCCTCGGCCTTCGCCGCGGGGATGCCCGGCGGCGTGCGCATAGGCTCCGACCCCGCCGCGACCATCATCGAGCGCGACCCGCGCGTCGTCGCCCGGCTGGGCCGGGTGGTGTCGCCGGACGGCGGGCTGGTGGACGTGCTGCGGCTGGCCTTCGACTATGGCGAGGAGGATTCGCCCTCGGAGATCGAGCCCGACGACCAGCGCCAGTTCGCCCGCGTCGAGGAGCCCGCCGGGGCGGTCTTCGTCCGCCGCGACAAGGCGCTGGAGCAGGGCGCGCTGGAGAGGTTGGCCGCCTTCGGCTTCGCCCAGGCGCGGATCGAGCCGCCCAAGGGCCAGTTGAACGCCCGCGGCACCCGCGTCCACTGGCTGACCGGCAAGGACGCCGACGAGCGGTGGTCGGCCTTCCTGACCACCGAGGTGCCGGCCCTGCGCAAGGACGGCTGGACCGTCGAGATCGGCGCCGACTTCGGCACCCGCGTGGTGGAGGCGAACGAGGAGGTGGCGGTCGCCGTGCGCGATTCCGGCGACGGCTGGTTCGACCTCGACGTCGGCGTGGAGATCGACGGGGAACGCCGCGCCCTGCTGCCGATCCTGGCGACCCTGATCGAGCGCGGCGGCATGGAGGCGACCCGCGTCATCGACGGGCGCGCCCATCTGGTGCTGGACGACGGCAACGTGCTGGCCCTGCCGGCGGAGCGGGTCGAGCGGCTGCTGAGCGTCCTGGAGTCCATGCTGGACAGCGGGCGGCGGCTGGACGACACGCTGAAGGTGCCGCTGACCGAGGCCGACGGGCTTCTGGACATCGACGACCTGATCGCCCGCCGCACCGAGGACACCGGCCAGATCGACCGCTACCTGCGGACCATCCAGGAGGAGGAGCTGCCGGCGGAGATGGACCCGCCGCCGGGCTTCCAGGGCACGCTGCGCGACTACCAGCGCGTCGGCCTCGCCTGGATGCAGGGGCTGCGGGCCAACCGGGTGGCCGGCATCCTGGCCGACGACATGGGGCTGGGCAAGACCGCCCAGACGCTGGCCCACATCGCCATGGAGGAGAAGGAGGGGCGGCTGACCGACCCCTGCCTCGTCGTGGTGCCGACCAGCCTCGTCCCCAACTGGGTGGCCGAGGCGCAGCGCTTCACGCCGCACCTGCGGGTGGTCGTGCTGCACGGTCTGGACCGGCACGAGAAGCTGGGCGACCTCGACCGCGCCCACATCGTGGTGACCACCTACGGCGTGGTCGGCCGCGACGTCGAGGTGCTGAAGCGCCGGGACTGGCATCTGCTGATCCTCGACGAGGCGCAGGCCATCAAGAATCCGGACAGCAAGGCGACCCGCGCCGTCTGCGCGCTGAACGCCCGCAACCGGCTCTGCCTGTCCGGCACGCCGGTGGAGAACAATCTCGGCGAGCTGTGGAGCCAGTTCGCCTTCCTGATGCCCGGCCTGCTCGGCGACCGCAAGGAGTTCGGGCGCCGCTACCGCACCCCAATCGAGAAGCGCGCCGACGGCACCCGCGCCAAGCAGCTGATGCGCCGCATCCGTCCCTTCCTGCTGCGCCGCACCAAGGAGGCGGTGGCCAAGGAACTGCCGCCGAAGACCGAGGTGGTGGTGCGCATCGACCTGGAACCGGCGCAGCGCGACCTCTACGAGACCATCCGCCTGTCGGTGAACGAGACGGTGCGGGCGGCGCTGGCGGTCAGCGGCGTGTCGCGCAACGCCATCACCATCATCGACGCGCTTCTGAAGCTGCGTCAGGTCTGCTGCGACCCGCGTCTGGTCAAGATCCCCGCCGCCGGCAAGGTGAAGGAGACCGCGAAGCTCGACGCGCTGACCGACATGGTGCTGGAGATGGTGCCGGAAGGCCGGCGCATCCTGATCTTCTCGCAGTTCACCTCCATGCTCGACCTCATCAAGCTGCGGCTGGAGGAGGCGAAGATTGGCTATGTCGAGCTGACCGGGCGCACGCTGGACCGTGCGGAGCCGGTCAACCGCTTCCAGAACCGCGAGGTGCCGGTCTTCCTCATCAGCCTGAAGGCGGGCGGGCGCGGCCTGAACCTGACGGCGGCGGACACGGTGATACACTATGATCCCTGGTGGAATCCGGCGGCCGAGGACCAGGCGACGGACCGCGCCTACCGAATCGGACAGGACAAACCGGTCTTCGTTTACAAGCTGATCGCCGCCGACACGGTGGAGGAGCGCATCCTCGACTTGCAACGGCGCAAAGGAAACCTGTCGGACGCAACCATCGAGGGCACCGGTCTCATCAGTGCACTTGAAGGCGGGGACATCGACTATCTGCTGGGTAAGGCGGCGGACTGA